From one Bos javanicus breed banteng chromosome 15, ARS-OSU_banteng_1.0, whole genome shotgun sequence genomic stretch:
- the LOC133261130 gene encoding olfactory receptor 1S1-like, giving the protein MHLGNQTSVSEFLLLGLSTQPEQQELLFALFLAMYLATVVGNGLIILAIGSDSYLHTPMYLFLANLAFADISSISASVPKMLMNIQTKSPSISYESCVTQMYFSIVFVVIDNFLLGVMACDRFVAICHPLNYTAIVGPGLCLWLTTIPWVLSNAVALTHTLLLLRLVFCDGNALPHFFCDLAPLLRLSCSDTTANELVLFVVGSWVITLPFALTLISYVCVVRAVLRLSPTEGRWKAFSTCGSHLTVVFLFYGTIAGVYFFPSSSDPDNRDKIGAVLFTVVTPMMNPFIYSLRNKDMKGALRRLLHGRRALSVMP; this is encoded by the coding sequence ATGCATCTAGGAAACCAAACGAGCGTCTCCGAATTCCTCCTCCTGGGACTCTCCACCCAACCTGAGCAGCAGGAGCTCCTCTTTGCGCTTTTCCTGGCTATGTACCTGGCCACCGTGGTGGGGAACGGGCTCATCATTCTGGCCATCGGCTCGGACTCTTACCTTCACACCCCCATGTACCTCTTCCTCGCCAACCTAGCCTTTGCTGATATTTCCTCCATTTCCGCCTCAGTCCCCAAAATGCTGATGAATATTCAGACCAAGAGTCCATCCATCTCCTATGAGAGCTGCGTCACACAGATGTATTTTTCTATTGTCTTTGTTGTCATTGACAACTTCCTCTTGGGGGTCATGGCCTGTGACCGCTTTGTGGCTATCTGCCACCCTCTGAACTACACGGCCATCGTGGGACCCGGGCTCTGCCTTTGGCTGACCACCATCCCCTGGGTCCTCAGTAATGCTGTCGCCCTGACACACACCCTTCTGCTCCTTCGACTGGTCTTCTGTGATGGCAATGCTCTCCCGCACTTCTTCTGTGACCTGGCCCCGCTGCTCAGGCTGTCCTGCTCAGACACGACGGCCAATGAGCTCGTGCTCTTTGTCGTGGGCTCGTGGGTCATCACCCTGCCCTTCGCCCTCACCCTCATCTCCTATGTCTGCGTCGTCAGGGCTGTCCTGAGACTCTCACCCACAGAGGGGCGGTggaaagccttctccacctgtggctcTCACCTGACAGTCGTGTTCCTCTTCTACGGGACCATCGCAGGGGTCTACTTCTTCCCTTCATCCTCTGACCCTGACAACAGAGACAAGATTGGGGCAGTGCTGTTCACTGTGGTGACCCCCATGatgaaccccttcatctacagcctgaggaacaagGACATGAAAGGGGCCCTGAGGAGACTCCTCCATGGAAGAAGGGCTCTCTCTGTGATGCCCTGA
- the LOC133261513 gene encoding olfactory receptor 5B3-like, whose amino-acid sequence MENNTERADFILLGLTDDPQLQVPLFIAFTFVYLLTLIGNLGMTTLILLDSRLHIPMYFFLSNLSLVDFCYSSTITPKVMAGLLIGDKTMSYHACAAQMFFFVAFATVENYLLASMAYDRYAAVCKPLHYTTTMTTSVCARLAIGSHIFGLLTAAIDAGDTFCLSFCTSNVIHHFFCDIPAVMSLTCSDKGINELILFLISSFNIFFALLVILISYLLIFITILKLQSGEGYQKAFSTCASHLTAVSIFYGTVIFMYLQPSSSHSMDRDKIASVFYTILIPMLNPVIYSLRNREVKNAFKKVIEKAKCSLGLTF is encoded by the coding sequence AtggaaaataatacagagagagcTGATTTCATCCTGCTCGGACTCACAGATGACCCGCAGCTGCAGGTCCCTCTCTTCATAGCCTTCACCTTCGTTTACCTCCTCACTCTGATTGGGAACCTGGGGATGACCACGTTGATCCTGCTCGACTCTCGTCTCCACATCCCTATGTACTTTTTCCTCAGTAACCTGTCTCTGGTGGACTTTTGctactcctccaccatcaccCCAAAGGTGATGGCTGGGCTCCTTATAGGAGACAAGACCATGTCCTACCATGCATGTGCTGCTCAGATGTTCTTTTTTGTAGCCTTTGCCACTGTGGAAAATTACCTGTTGGCCTCAATGGCTTATGACCGCTACGCAGCAGTGTGCAAACCCCTGCATTACACCACCACCATGACCACAAGTGTGTGTGCACGTCTGGCCATAGGCTCTCATATCTTTGGTCTTCTGACTGCTGCTATCGATGCTGGGGACACATTCTGCCTCTCTTTTTGTACGTCCAATGTCATCCATCACTTTTTCTGTGATATTCCAGCAGTCATGTCCCTGACTTGTTCAGATAAAGGCATTAATGAgctgattctttttcttatttcgaGCTTTAATATCTTTTTCGCACTTCTTGTTATTCTGATTTCCTACTTGCTCATATTTATCACCATTTTGAAGTTGCAGTCAGGGGAAGGATACCAGAAGGCCTTTTCCACCTGTGCTTCCCACCTCACTGCTGTCTCCATCTTCTACGGGACTGTCATCTTCATGTACTTACAGCCCAGCTCCAgccactccatggacagagacaaAATTGCATCTGTGTTCTATACAATACtcatccccatgctgaaccctgtGATCTACAGCCTAAGGAACAGAGAAGTCAAGAATGCTTTCAAGAAGGTTATTGAGAAGGCAAAGTGTTCTCTAGGTTTAACCTTTTAA
- the LOC133261572 gene encoding olfactory receptor 5B2-like, with protein MENSAEVTGFILLGLSSAPELRSLLCIMLTLIYLVTLVGNLGMITLILLGSHLHTPMYFFLSNLSLVDFGYSSAVTPKAVAGLLIGDKFISYNACAAQMFFFVAFATVENYLLASMAYDRYAAVCRPLHYTTTMTTSVCAHLAIGSYICGFLNACFHVGDIFSLTFCKSNTVHHFFCDVPAVLALSCSEKHVSEVVLVFMSSFNVSFALLVILISYLFIFVNILKMHSAQGHQKALSTCASHFTAVSIFYGTVIFMYLQPSSRHSMDTDKVASVFYAMVIPMLNPVVYSLRNKEVKSAFKKVVEKTDISIGLGLLTL; from the coding sequence ATGGAAAACAGCGCGGAAGTGACTGGGTTCATCCTCCTCGGACTATCCAGTGCCCCCGAGCTGCGGAGCCTCCTCTGTATCATGCTCACTCTCATTTACCTCGTCACTCTGGTCGGAAACCTGGGAATGATCACACTGATTCTCCTGGGCTCTCATCTGCACACACCTATGTACTTTTTCCTCAGTAACCTGTCTCTGGTGGACTTTGGCTACTCCTCGGCTGTCACTCCGAAAGCCGTGGCTGGGTTACTTATAGGAGACAAGTTCATCTCCTACAATGCATGTGCTGCTCAGATGTTCTTCTTCGTCGCCTTTGCTACTGTGGAAAATTACCTTTTGGCCTCAATGGCCTATGATCGCTATGCAGCCGTGTGCAGACCTCTGCATTATACCACAACTATGACGacaagtgtgtgtgcacacctTGCCATAGGCTCCTACATCTGTGGGTTTCTAAATGCCTGCTTCCATGTTGGAGACATATTCAGTCTTACTTTCTGTAAGTCCAACACGGTCcatcatttcttctgtgatgttCCAGCTGTCCTGGCTCTCTCTTGCTCTGAAAAACACGTTAGTGAAGTAGTTCTTGTTTTTATGTCGAGCTTTaatgtctcttttgctcttcTGGTTATACTGATTTCCTACCTGTTCATATTTGTAAACATCTTGAAGATGCACTCAGCTCAGGGTCACCAAAAGGCGCTGTCCACCTGCGCTTCCCACTTCACTGCCGTCTCCATCTTCTATGGGACCGTTATCTTCATGTACTTACAGCCCAGCTCCAGGCACTCCATGGACACAGACAAGGTGGCATCTGTGTTTTACGCCATGGTCATCCCCATGCTGAATCCTGTGgtctacagcctgaggaacaagGAGGTCAAGAGTGCATTCAAGAAGGTAGTGGAGAAGACAGATATATCTATAGGGTTGGGACTTTTAACATTGTAG